The DNA region tgcacatatataagAATATGTAAATTATGACCTGAATAATGAAGAGGCAAAAGTCACTCAGGGTCAGTATGTAGCTCCCTCAGCAAATAAGCTCCCAGTTTGGGGAATTGAAGCCCATGGGTCATGTTAAGTGAAGATGCAGTTTCAGTATACCCACACAAAGGAAGTAGAATCACAAGATTTATTATTACTTCCAGATCCCAGAAGCAAGGAGGGTACGTTGAGCTGTGGAAAAGGAGAGCTAGGTAAGTAGGAAGTGGAGAGCAGGGTAGCAAgcacctgttactccaggtggtTGGGCAGAGGTTGCTAACTTTAATCAGGCTTTCCTCTAAGTTGTTATTTTAAAAGGTGCCCTGCAGAAAGCAAAGCAGGAACTTACTGTGGGTATCATCAACTCAAGTTTTTTCTAAATGTTCAGACTCTTGGTGTGAGTGGTGTTTTCATATTGTAAAACGAATAGGTagcaacactttggccacctgatgtgaagagttgactcatttgaaaagaccccgatgcttggaaagattgaaggcgagaggagaaggggatgacagaggatgagatggttggatggcatcactgactcaatggacatgagtttgagtaaactccgggaattggtgatggacagggaggcctggagtgctgcagtcatggggttgcaaagagttggatatgactgagcaactgaactgaactgaagcaacccagaaaaatgaaattatttttctcatctctttgaaAGACCGGGGTTTTCATTCGCTGATGATTGAAATGTAAAATGACAACCCTTTTGGAAGAGGTTTGCAGTTAATCACACCACCGTGTGACTTAGCCGTTTCACTCCTAAGTATTTGCCCAATGAAAAAAAGAGCATATGTCTATAAAAGACTTGGGGCTCTgaaggtgatgctagtggtaaagaacccagctgccagtgcaggagatataagagacgcaagtttgatccctgggtcaggaagatcccctggagaaggaaatggcaacccactccagtattctcgcctggagaatcccatggattctatggggttgcatgaagtcagacatgactgaagcgactgagcacatacaaagACTAGTGCTCAAGAGTTTGCAGCAGTTTTGTTTGTAatagtaaataaacaaaatcccCCAGAttgttcatcaacagataaatgaataaacacatattatacatacatactagcttttccagtagtcatgtaggatgtaagagttggaccataaagaatgctgagcactgaagtattgatgctttgaattgtgctggagaagactcttgagaattccttgaactcagtcaatcctaaaggaaatcaaccctgaatcttcatcagaaggatggatgctgaagctgaatctccaatactttggccacctgatgggaataactgactcattggaaaagaccctgatgctgggaaagattgagggcaggagaataagggggagacagaggatgagatggttgaatggcatcaccaactcaatggacatgagtctgagcaaactctgggagatagtcaaggacagggaagctcagtgtgctgtagtccgtggggctgaaaagagttgaatacaacttagcaactgaacaacacagcaacaacaatatatacATGCAATAGAAAATTACTttgcaatgaaaaggaatgaataacTGATGCATGAAATAgcatagatgaatctcaaaataattatgatgagtgaaaaaaaaaagaaaaaaaaaagagtacatactGTAAAACTGCATTTACATAAatatctagaaaatgcaaactatactgacagaaagcagatcagaggCTACTGGGGATGGAGAGGATGTACGGAAGGGCAAGAGGGAGGGATAACAGAGGGCACTGAAGATGTTCAGTCTCTTGATTTTGGGGACAATTTCATAGCAAGACATTAAAGTGTACACTTGAAATTTGTGAAATTTATTGTATGTCAATTCTACCTcaaaaaagctgttaaaaataaaatttggaaatgagATACTGATATGTAATATTTgctaatttccttctttatttggtttttctttcacttaactGAATTTATTGAATGTCTTAACTGTGGCAGAAGATAAAAGAGGAATGAAATGGTCTTCCTCTAAGTCCAGTAGAGGAGCCAGACAATGACAGTTTGCATGGTATTCTTGCTGGATATGCCCATAGGAAGCTAATGAAATGTCAAGatcagtgtgtgtgttgggaatgGTTTCTGAGGGCTTTAACTCTGAGCTGCATTCTGAAAAATGAGGAGGTGGTTAGGGACAGTGAGGAGGGGATGTATGTGTGGTAGGCCCGGTAACTTTGTTGGAAGCAAGGCATGAAGTGAGAGGACAAGGGCTTGTTACAAGAAAACAAAGTGTAGGAGAGAAAGGGTTTTCTAAAGGCAAGATGGGTAAGCAGGGACTGATTACCAAGAGCTTAGGAAGCTGTGATCAGGAATTTGGCTCTGATATTGACTGCTTGGGAAGTCAGACAGGATTTCAAGCAGGGAAGAATGAGATCAAATAGCATGGTGATTAAGAGCCCAGGTCAagctgataaagaaaaaaatgacatcttgCCCTTGTATTGTCTATCATTATGGTTAAGCATAGCTAGCTTAACCATGGTGGctctgacggtaaagaatctgcctgcaatgagggaggcctgggttcgatccctgggttgggaatatcccctggagaagggaatggcaacccactttagtatctttcctggagaatcccatggacagaggagcctggcggggtgcagtccatggggtcacaaagtcggacaccactgagtgactaagcacatgcacTCACATGGTTAAGCAAGCATATTTAATTGGTCTCCAAGTCCTGCCAATGGCTTTTGCTGAGTCACACTcaaatgtgtccatttcttcccaTGCCTTCATTAATTCTTCTTTGGGTTACCACCAGGTTCTTCAACTGATGTCTCCTTCAGTCCAACCTCTCTCTTTGATACCCACAGtttaaaactgttttctaaaacTCAAATCTGATCCCGTCGCTCTTCACTGAAAACCCGATCTTCATCTTCCAGTCTTGTTTCTTATTAATACCAACACTAACTCCATAGTTTCAACAATGATAATCACACTGTTCAGATATGTCAGCAACTGTGCCAAGCACTTTATTTTCTATCTCATTAAATCCTCTCAATACattgttattatcatcattattttacagatgagaaaactgatacTTAGTGTAGGGGAGGTAAAGCTTTTCTTTACCTTCTTATGTTCACTGTCTGGGATTTGTAAGTTAAACtcacaaaagacagattaacaggagaaaaaaaaaaactcaagtttATATATGCAACACATACCATACACACAGGAGAATTCAGTGATGACTAGCTCATAGGGAGTGGttaaatttttgtgtttatatatcTAACTCAGTTGGTGTTGATGAAAAATTAATAGTAAatctaaagaagaaatagagggtttttttttttttccctagccaACCTGAAGGCTATAACACTAGAGACAGTCAGATAACTCTGCAGACTGTTCCCCTTGGTTAGAAGTCAAAagcacatttatatatttttaagacaaagGATCATTCATCAAACTGGTACACTGACATTTTACAGTTCAGCAGAGACATGAAGTCCAGACCTACATGTAGGAAGGGAGCAGCAGGTCACCATGACCCCTTACAGGATTAGGAAAGGAATGTTATCTTCTAAGGAGTCACATTGCTGGCGTCAGAAGAAGGGAAAAACGAACTTTATGGTTGAGCAGACATTTCTGTTTGAGGAGGTCTGGTTAATGTATAATGAAGAAGCACATTGCAGATTAGGGAGAGCCCTGTCCAGGAGGGCATGTGTTATGCTTAAATTTTCTTGTCCTGCcttaaaaaacatacattttattcCATCATAGGTGATAGGGAAAGAGAGCTTATAGGAATGACATTTTGGAAAGATAAGTGGTTTACTAGGAGAATAGATAAGAGATATGATAATCTTGAGACAATGTCTGTTTGGGTGTGGTGTCCACTTTTCAAGTCCAAGAAGATTAAGGGTGTTTTCAAGGAGGGCTTTTATGACAATTGAGTTCTTTGGGGAGAGTCTGCTTTAGGCAGATAAGAGATTTCAGAAACTCAAATCTCTTTCACTCAAAACAATTCCTGTGCTACAGTGGCATATCCTGATCCCCATTCATTAGGAAGGTTTAAtaatgtgcccaaggtcacacagctaataagtatacttaaataacttgttcaaaaaaaactttaaagacaaatttgagtatgagatttattttttttaacttgcaagAGTGTCCAGTTATTAGGGAATTGGAACGTGTACAGAGATGTAGGCAGATATTTAAAGGCAAAAATCACAAGGTCAGATAGATAGCTCAGTTGTTACCAAACAATTGACAGGTCTGCTTGGTTGCATTTGGGTCAGTTTTGATAAAAGAGAGACAATTCTTTCTctcaattaaaaagaacaaaagggacttccctggctgtcctgtggttaagactccaggcttccactgcagggagcacaggttcaatcccttatcaaggaactaagattttTGCCctgtgacaaaaataaataaataaaaataaaaaatcaacagcaaacaatagaaaagaatgtCCAGGTTTGCTTCTCAGGGCTTACAGTCTGTTTCTCTTGGCTTATCTGCTTAGCTTATCTTGTAGGAATCCTTTTTTTTTGGACTATGGaatgaaagtttcagaaaaaaacatttaaattgcaCAATAGTGAATGGGATATAAAAGGCAGGATTGCAGAGAAACCAGTTGCAGGAATTCAGGCAAGCAATCATAAGGCAGATCTAAGGGCAAGGCAAGAGGAATGGAAAGAAGATCAATTTGAAAACTGTCTCTATGATAGAATACATTAGCTGGTTAAACACTAAAATCCTGAGACAAACcgatctggattttttttttttttttgccacaccgtgtggcatgtgggatcttagttttcagacAACGgatcatgccccctgcattgggataatgagagtcttaaccactggattgccagggaagtccctagatctTGAATATCTATTAGGAATTATTACTAACAATAGAATCAGTGAGCGTTAATTGAAATGACAAGTtacaattaaagaaacaaaaaagattgTACGTGTATGAAAATTATTATAATCAGGACATATTATGATTTAATCTCAGCTGAATGTGTCATTAAGGATTTCTGCTGTGTCTATTTGGCTCACCACCCTATGCCCAGTACCTAGAAGTGTGATGGGCACAAAGCAGATGCTCCACGGCTTCAGAGCGTATTTTTTAGAAATCAGTATTTGACATTCCCTTATTTTCCAAGCGAGGTCAGGGCACCCTCTGGTTTCACACTTCTGTCCCTTTAAGAAGCCCGGGTGAAGGGAGAGAGCGCTGCCGGGAAGGAAGGCGGAGCAGGAGgtcggggcaggggcggggccaggggTGCTGTAGCCGGCGACGCCGGGAATTCTGGATCCCGAGAGCAGTTGTAAAGAAAGCGCCAAAAGAGGCGCAAAGGCAAAGTGACTGACTTGCCCTATGCTTTGCTCCCCAGGGTGGTGTTAGCACAGACaggtaaggagaaaaggaagactgTGCCTGCCCCTTTAAGGCTGACTCCCTTCCTCCTCGGAGGAAAATAAGGTGCTAACGCTTTTGGAGCTTGCAAAAGCTCCAAACCTGtcttgctgctacctggggagctggccaagcacgccgcgtccgagggcactaaggctgtcaccaagtataccagctccaagtaaatataatatgcctagccgctgttaacggagaaggcaatggcaccccactccagtactcttgcctggaaaatcccatggacggagggcctggtgggatgtagtccatggggtcgctaagagtcggacacgactgagcgacttcactcactttcactttcttactaATTAATCCAAATACCCAGTGTTCCCCCCTTAATCACATATTCATAACAGATGCTTCATTGGTGCTTGGCGTGGGAGGGGGCGGCATCGGTTTGGATGACACTATGTCCAAAATAGTCTCCTAtttgctctgctttctttttaaaccttAGACTCAAGGGCTGACCCAATCCTTCCTACGCAATGAGTCCAATGAGGTCAGGCTGTTAAGAGAGCCTGTGATTACAAGGGCATAAATGTGGGCTGACACCCACTTAAAATCTATCCCGAGTTCACAGACTAGTGGCCTGACAGGCATTTTGACCCTCCTTCTGTgttgacattttaattaattcCTGCGTTTaaaagtgggatttttttttttttttttcgggtgGGGACTTGCAGCAGATGGGATCTTAATTCCAGGAGCAGGGATTGTGCTCCCTTtattgggagtcttagccactggactgccggggaagtctgtggattattttgaaaaatgaaaagatctgGCCATATGTCCCAGGACAGGCTGCAGCTTGCTGGCTCCGTTGGACTGTTTTGAAACACCTTCTAGTTTGCCACAGCCTCTCTGTTATCAGCAACCAGCCTGCATCACTCATTTATCACCAGTCTGGCCCCAGGTAGGCATTTGAGTTTGGGGCCCctacccttggacagcaagatcaaaccagtcaatcctgaaggaaatcaaacctgaatattcattggaaggactcatgctgatgctgaagctgaagtttcagtactttggccacctgatggggagagctgacttactggaaaaaaccctgatgttgggaaagattgagggcaggaggagaagggggtgacagaggatgagatggttggatggcatcactgactcaagggtcatgaatttgagcaaactctggaggacagggaagcctggaagtgctgcagttcatggtgttgcaagagttggacttgacttagcaactgaacaactctaAATATTTGGGTGAATTTaagactatttaaaatatttatgcagAACAGGCCAAAGGTTCCAAACAACTTGGTGTATAATTTGTGTTTAAACTTCTCTTCCTCATTCCTACTTATTCTTAATCAAAATGTCTTTCTATTAAGTCCAGGTTTGGTGAAAATGACTCATCAGAGGTATTTACAGAAAGTGATTTGATATTCTTTTATTACGATTAAATCcatagtattttttgtttgttttaggaaaaAACAATCTTAATTACATTGATGTTTTATACtagggctattttttttttggttgggctgggtctttgttgcagtgggcaggcttctctagctgtggtgcacggactGTACAGCAtgaggactcagtagttgtgacaagCGGTCTTAGTCCCAGACCGGGGATTGAATCTgttgcattgaaaggtggattcttaaccactggaccaccaggaaagtccccatatGCTAGGCTTATCTTTATTGACCAGTCAGTATAATTTATATGTCTCTAACCATAGTTACAGTTTGATAATCTGCATAACTCTTGGCTAGACTCCATAAAAGCAAGAACTGTGTTTGCCCTGATGACCTGCTCTATTCCATCACTAGAATCTAAGTTTCCTGAAGATAGgggcttttgtttattttgttcacGGTTATCAAGAACAGTGTCTGCTTAAAGGAAAatgatttattaaatgaatgaaagaatgttaAGGGTATACCTTATTTTATCTAACAGGAATGTTCCTGAGGATTCTATCAAAATCAAATGCTTATATATTTGgttttctaaattattaaaaGGATTCTGTTGTTCACAAAGAATGAAAAGGCATGTTTTAGAAGATTGGATTTTCCTAAATTAACACAAAAAAACTTTCATCTAAAGTGACCTTGCACTTGTGCATCATCTGCTACAGAGGTACACTAATATTTTCTTACTATGTGATAGGATTTGGAAATGTTagagttttcattattattatgtttttagaGGTCTAGTGACTCCAGCTGAGATCAGTTTGGCAACCAAACTCTTTCCCCAGGAGAAGCAGCTCTTATCAAGAGCAACACCAGCATACCTGTGCTTTGGGACCAGACTGATGGCTTTGAGCCCAGGGTGGAGAGTGTTTGCATCATTTCCCATGAACCGCTATGTTGTCCTCTGGAAGGCTGTGAGAAGCAGTGGCTTCCCCTTGTTTCCCTGGGGTCACTGCCCCTGGAGAGGAACTGGAAGCCTTTTGGACCCTAAGATGAAAGCTTTCCTGGAAGAGAACACTGAAGTCACCAGCAATGGCAGCCTCACCCCTGAAATCCGGTTGCGGCTTTTGACCCCCAGATGCAAGTTCTGGTGGGAGAGAGCTGACTTGTGGCCCCTCAGGGATCCTTACTGGGCAATCTACTGGCCAGGGGGCCAAGCCCTGTCTAGGTATGTATGGCCTTAAGTGAAGCAGGAACCTTTACGGCTCCTCACCACCTCTCTCTTTTCTGTCCCTTCCAACTCCACATTCTCCCTgttcctcaaaaacaaaacaaaacaaaaaaacgaaACCATATTCTTTTATTAGAGTTTAGGAACAGTTCTGGGTTGCTTTGTTGCATGGTTTTCCCTTCTATTCCAAGCTTACCAAGGTGTTTCCCCATATATAGTTCTCTCCCCAAGAGAAATCCTAGGTTAGCTGTCAAGACCCTAGGTAACTGGTAATGATCCAgaaatctcacactgttctcagGTTCATGGTTTGTGATGCCCATGAAGATCCTTGGTGGAACTTAAAGCCCCCCCACTCCTCCTGGTTTAATTCTGTAAATGTTGCTCCTCCACCACTGCCTTTTCCCAAGCACCCAAAGAATGAGGGATATGAGTGATTGGGACATCACTCTGGTGGActtgaatctgcatttttaagttTCCCCCTTTCAACTCCCCATACTGCAAAGGTCTTCTTTAGGACATTttctcacatatacacacaatgctTTTTATTATAACAGTCGCTGAAACAAATGCAAGAACTTTCAGCATTTTAATCTAGTCTTTGCTCTTAGATTggtaaatgatttaattttttaatgcctTGATGTTTCAAGGAACATCAAGGAAATGTATAAGGAACTTCTCTTTCACAGGAATGGTATGGTCTAGCAGAACTCAGAttgtatttagttttttaaatttatttatttgcccaCGCTATGTggcgtgtggggtcttagttccctgaccaggaattgaacctgcatcccctgtactggaagcatggagttttaaccactggactgccagggaagtccagtttgtatatagttttaaatgcaaaatgaataaatgcaaaCATAGAATTTTTTGGAAAATCCTGAGTTCTGGAAAACTTTCCAGGTGGTATCAATTCCAATTTTCTGGTTGTTGTGTTGCCAAATTTTCCTATATTTacttgtatcatttaaaaaaataagtgatatcTTTGCAAGTGATACCTATGCAAATTGTGTGTCAACTCCAAATATAAGGGCAATCAGATTCCTTAAGAGACTGAATCAGAGGTCACAAATTGGTGATCCACAgatgtgttttctgttttaaaaaaatggatatgTTTTTGTAAACTTGTTTTACTTATAAACTTTTAAACAATCAGTTGCTATCATTTAAAACTTGAAGCATGTAAAAATttacttcaattgaaaaataagaatctcTGGGGAGttacttggcactttcactgcctggTCCAACTTCAATCCctattcagggaactaagatcctgcaagccaaaacacatggccaaaaaaaaaaaaaaaaaaaaaaaaaagaaaagatctctGCTAACATCAGATTCAAATCTCTGCTAACACCTAATTCCTGTTGTGGCAACTGTTACCTCCAGATGGGTAACAGCTGTCCCTTTAGATGGGGCACTACACCCCTGCCTTGCCATTGTTCCTTAGTCTTTTTTTGGATCGCAGGATCTCAGGGataggcccttggcagtgaaaatgtggagtcctaaccactggaccaccagggaatttcctctgctctttatttttccagtagtgaggTCAGGTGTCAGTTGACATTTATCATTTCACTGTTTGCCCATTCGTCTTCACTTGTTTGGTAACTGCTTAGCCCAGGTCCACATTCTTTGGTTGAACTGGACTTTGATGGTACCTTTCCAGAGAGGtcatttttatatagtttaaGCTGTAGGTAAAACCACTTTCTGATGAACAATGAAAAGGAGACAGTGAATTTTGGATCTAGCTTACTGAGTCCTGATTATAACAGTATTTTGTCAGTCTGTATTTTTGGTGGTTGGTGGTTTCTGGTTCGTAGTAAATGCTCAATACTTTAAAAAGTTGACTTTAAAAGCATGATTAGTCAGTTGTATGGAACTGCTCTTCGCACTTGGTAAAGTAACAGACCAAAATGACTAGGTCCTCTCTCTGCCATCTCTGCCCAGCTcttaaaactgacatttttttctcactctATTCAGGCCAAACTTGCCAATGTTGGACTGAATTCTTCTGCTAAGGTTCACTATTTCCTTGTCTAATCAatccaaagaaaaaatattggacACCTCTTACTGGCCTCCCATCTGTCTTAgattatattttcccttttctaattTAGGTATCTTTTGGATAATCCTGATCTTGTCAGAGGAAAATCTGTGTTAGATATTGGGAGTGGATGTGGAGCTACAGCCATTGCTGCTAAGATGAGTGGAGCCTTAAGGATCTTGGCCAATGACATAGACCCTAGTAAGTgtcatatttttgaatattttgagctcatctttttttttttcctccaggataAATATCTACAGTTGCTCCAACACCATAAGCCATTTCCATGTTGTATTTCATAATCTAATATGGTGAACTCAGTGGGACATTGTCTGTGGGAACCCTGTAAGGCCTGAGTTAATGGTGCATTTTTGACAGGAGGACTTGTATTTGTGTCTGGCAGATATCCCAAAGTGATACCAACCTGGGAACAATTACTGTTGGTCATCTCTGGGCTAGGGATTTCCTGAAATATGTAGGTAGTGTTTATTTGACCAAAACCCAAGTGAAGATAGACCTGGGCATTTGAGGGAGATTTTATTCCATTCGAATCCAAGTTGAGACAGGTAAGTGTTAATTTTACCTGATTTTCTCTAGTCTTCCCTTTCATTGAGGATCTAGCCCTTGAGGAGCCTTATATATAGGACTCTCAGTTCCAAGTTGTCATCCTGCTCAAACATAAGCCTTGTTTTCCTGTCTCTTATACAGCCATGACAGACCAAAAGTCTTCattgttgtccaactctttgtgacccaatggactgcagcccgccaggctcccctgtccttcattgtctcccagacAATGAAGTTATggccgttgagtcggtgatgctgtctaaccatctcatcctctgctgccccttctccttttgccttcaatctttcccagcaccagggtcttttccaatgagttggctcttcctatcaggtggccaaaatattggggcttcaccatcagtacttccaatgaatattcagggttgatttcctttaggatggactggtttgatctccttgcagtccaagggactctcaagattcttctccaacaccacagttcaaaatcatcaattcttcagtgctcagccttctttaaagtccaactctcaaatccatacatgactactggaaaaaccatacctttgactatatggacctttgttgctttgtgatgtctctgctttttaatacactgtctaggtttgttatagctttccttccaaggagtaagcatttttaaaaaattcatggctgcagtctccatcagCAGTGAccttggagcccaggaaaataaaacctgtcactgcttccacttttcaccctctgtttgacatgaagtgatgggaccagatgctatgatcttttctgaatgttgagttttaagccagtattTTTAACTGTCTTCTTTCATCCTTATCaggaggcttttcagttcttctttactttctgccattagagtggtcagtcagtcagttcagttgctcagtcatgtccaactctttgcaaccccatgaatcacagcacgccaggcctccctgtccatcaccaactcccagagtttagtcaaactcatgtccatcgagttggtgatgccatctagccatctcatcctgtcgtcaccttctcctcctgcccccagtgcctcccagcatcagagtcttttccagtgagtcaactctttgcatcaggtggccaaagtattggagtttcagctttagcatcagtccttccaatgaacacccaggactgatctcctttagaatggactggttggatctccttgcagtccaagggactcttatgagtcttctccaacaccacagtttgaaagcatcaattctgcggtgctcagctttcttcatggtccaactctcacatccatacatggagaagaaccatagccttgactagacagacctttgttggcaaagtaatgtctctgctttttaatatgctatctaggttggtcataactttccttccaaagagtaagcgtcttttaatttcatggctgcaatcaccatctgcagtgattctggagccccaaaaataaagtctgaccctgtttccactgtttccccacctatttcccatgaaatgatgggaccagatgccatgatcttcgttttctgaatgttgagctttaagccaactttttcactctcatctttcactttcatcaagaggctttttagttcctcttcactttctgccataagggtggtgtcatctgcatatctggttattgatatttctcctggcaatcttgattccagcttgtgcttcttccagcccagcgtttctcatgatgtactctgcatataagttaaataagcagggtgacaatatatagccttgacttattccttttcctatttggaatcagtctgttgttccgtgtccagttctaactgttgcttcctggcctgcatataggtttcttaagaggcaggtcaggtggtctggtattcccatctcttgaagaattttccacagtttattgtgatgcacacagtcaaaggctttggcatagtcaataaagcagaaatagatgtttttctggaactctcttgctttttccatgatccagcagatgttggaaattgatctctggttcctctgccttttctaaaaccagcttgaacatctgaaagttcatggttgacgtattgctgaagcctggcttggagaattttgagcattactttactagcatgtgagatgagtgcaattgtgcggtaatttgagcattctttggcattgcttttctttgggattggaatgaaaactgaccttttccagtcctgtggccactgctgag from Bos mutus isolate GX-2022 chromosome 5, NWIPB_WYAK_1.1, whole genome shotgun sequence includes:
- the ETFBKMT gene encoding electron transfer flavoprotein beta subunit lysine methyltransferase isoform X1, whose protein sequence is MALSPGWRVFASFPMNRYVVLWKAVRSSGFPLFPWGHCPWRGTGSLLDPKMKAFLEENTEVTSNGSLTPEIRLRLLTPRCKFWWERADLWPLRDPYWAIYWPGGQALSRYLLDNPDLVRGKSVLDIGSGCGATAIAAKMSGALRILANDIDPSKPFSITVIKVYALTSNIEEAEVERFYEDLQDLLELTPPKDVLFIIGDWNAKAGSQETPGVTGKFGLGVQNEAGQRLIESCQENALVIANTLFQQHKRRLYTWTSPDGQYQNQIDYILCIQRWRRSI
- the ETFBKMT gene encoding electron transfer flavoprotein beta subunit lysine methyltransferase isoform X2 → MALSPGWRVFASFPMNRYVVLWKAVRSSGFPLFPWGHCPWRGTGSLLDPKMKAFLEENTEVTSNGSLTPEIRLRLLTPRCKFWWERADLWPLRDPYWAIYWPGGQALSRYLLDNPDLVRGKSVLDIGSGCGATAIAAKMSGALRILANDIDPIAGMAITLNCELNQLNPFPILIKNILDLEQDKWDIVVLGDMFYDEDLADSLLQWLKNCFETHRTQVLIGDPGRPQFTGHSIQHQLHKVAEYSLPEPTRQDNNGLTISTVWQFQP
- the ETFBKMT gene encoding electron transfer flavoprotein beta subunit lysine methyltransferase isoform X3 → MALSPGWRVFASFPMNRYVVLWKAVRSSGFPLFPWGHCPWRGTGSLLDPKMKAFLEENTEVTSNGSLTPEIRLRLLTPRCKFWWERADLWPLRDPYWAIYWPGGQALSRYLLDNPDLVRGKSVLDIGSGCGATAIAAKMSGALRILANDIDPKYTMRNAGLDEAQAGIKTAERSINNLRYADDTTLMAESEEELKSLLMKVKEESEKAGLKLNIEKTKTMVSGPITSGQTEGGKM